TCATTGGTAGTATCAAAGATATCACCGGTTTCAATAATCTTTCCGGTGTATTCAAGCTTTATAAAGTCTCCATTCTTCACTGGCATATCTCTAGCCTCCTATGTGATAATCTCTTTTTAAATTCTCTTAGCACTTCTTTATTTTTATAGTTTAATATGCGTATGGTTGGGGGGTAATTCTCAATATATCTGTGCATTGTATCCTTATCAACACGTGCCTCTAATGATGATAAGACCCTTTGTGTGTGGTGTCTACTGAAACCACGTGCAATACAATTTTTTATTTCGTTTACTGTATTAAATGGTCTTTTGTCAATTATGTTTTCAATGGTACGCTCATCGACTAGGCTGAAGGATTTGAGATCAGGAACTGTGGCATTGTTAGCTACATGCAGGATGGTTTCTTCATCCCTAAGCTGGTGCAGTGGTGCTCTGCCTTTTTCCATCTCTACTTTTAGGATATTAATGGTTGGGGTAGGTAACATTTCCTCTGCTGACTCCAACACTCCCGAAACAACTGCTTCCCGGATTATTGTACCACTTATACCTTCCAGACGTGGTATAAATATGAATCTATCCTGGAAATTGAAGCCAATTTTAGTTAAAGATTTTGATAGAGATACAATTACGTAGTTATCCTCATTGAGCCGTCCTTTTAATAAGACTTCTCCGTTTTCCATGTCCACCATGCGGTAGGGTTTAGGGGCAATGCCTCTTCCTTTACCTATTTTCTCCAGTAAAATTTCAAATTCGGGATCTCTCTTGTATCCGCGGGGGATGTAATCCGCGTCCAGGGCCTGGAATGTCTTGGCCAGGCAGAGGGAGTACTGTCCTGATCCCATTATACCCATGGGTGGGCCTTCAACCACAATATCCGCACCAACCGCAATTGCTGCTTCTGCACGTGCCTGTCTGGTCATGATGTAGGGTAATCCTCTTCCACTGCGTTCGAATAGTCCAGGGACTACTGCCACGAATATTCCCTCTGGAACCTTTTTTTTGGCCTCCATAAGGCAGTGCAGATGACCCTTATGCAAGGGATTGTATTCTGTGAAATCGGCTAAAATTTTAGTGTCTGATGGATCTGATTCAGAAACTTTAGATTCAGACTCTTTATATGGAGGGCGTAACCTCACATCTTCCAGAAACTGTTTCCTATCTCTGGCAATAATTTCTTTAACTAAAGTTTCTCTAGAAGACATGGTATCCCATTAAACTTATTGTTATCATTATTGTTATATGATTATCTTTACAGATCATAAATTATAACCGATATCAATGAACTGATTTCCCAGAATATGGGAGGAAATATTTCCCATTAAAAAAAAAGACCAACGGTAATTTTACCCCATTATTAAAAGGATAGGCGTTTTGTATGCTGGATTTGTGTATAACCAACTGTAAATTGGAAATAGGTCCTGAAGAGGTTTGTTTGGGAATTAAAGATGAGAAGATAGTTTCTATTAAAAAATTATCATCAAGTGCCACTGAAACAATTGATGTTGCAGGTAAACTGGTTCTTCCCGGACTTATTGATGGTCATGTTCATTTTAGAGACCCGGGACTTACCATTAAGGAGGATTTTTCCACGGGTAGTGCTGCTGCAGCTGCTGGGGGTTTTACCACTGTACTGGATATGCCCAACACAGTTCCACCCACCAACACCCCCCATGATTTCAGAGATAAAATAGGGATCGCCAGTCGTAAGAGTCTGGTGGACTTTGGCCTACATGCCGGTGTTGCTGATCTATCCAATATTGAGGAACTTGCCAAATTACGGCCTGCGTCTTTTAAGATCTTCATGGATACAGTGGATCATGAGTTTTTAAGTGAGGCTTTCAGCAAGATAAGCGGGGTCTCTGGAGATCATCTAATCTCATTACATGCTGAAGATCCACAAGTGGTTAATCAGTGCACCAAAAAGATGAAAAAGAAGGGATCCAGCCCTGAATTATATGCAGAAGCTCGTCCTCCCCATGCCGAAATTGAAGCAGTTGCCTCGGCTATTGCACTGGCAAATAAGTTCAACCAAAGAATACATTTTTGCCATGTGAGCACCAGAAAATCCTTAAAACTCACAAGTGAGGCCAAAAAGGCAGGATTAAAAATAACATCTGAAATTACTCCCCATCACCTGTTCCTGGATTCGGGCTGCCTGAAAACATATGGTAA
The window above is part of the Methanobacterium formicicum genome. Proteins encoded here:
- a CDS encoding dihydroorotase; translation: MLDLCITNCKLEIGPEEVCLGIKDEKIVSIKKLSSSATETIDVAGKLVLPGLIDGHVHFRDPGLTIKEDFSTGSAAAAAGGFTTVLDMPNTVPPTNTPHDFRDKIGIASRKSLVDFGLHAGVADLSNIEELAKLRPASFKIFMDTVDHEFLSEAFSKISGVSGDHLISLHAEDPQVVNQCTKKMKKKGSSPELYAEARPPHAEIEAVASAIALANKFNQRIHFCHVSTRKSLKLTSEAKKAGLKITSEITPHHLFLDSGCLKTYGNLAKTNPPLRDNKNRLRVKDLHDIDIIGTDHAPHTLDEKKKDIWSAPPGIPGLETILPLLLTQLNQKKIRLGNIKRLLCETPAKIFNIPDKGFIREGMDADMVVVDLKKEGIIDPAKFQSKAKYSPFEGFNVQGVPVMTMVRGQKVMEEGHILKNQGKFVYFK
- a CDS encoding nucleotidyltransferase family protein, with translation MSSRETLVKEIIARDRKQFLEDVRLRPPYKESESKVSESDPSDTKILADFTEYNPLHKGHLHCLMEAKKKVPEGIFVAVVPGLFERSGRGLPYIMTRQARAEAAIAVGADIVVEGPPMGIMGSGQYSLCLAKTFQALDADYIPRGYKRDPEFEILLEKIGKGRGIAPKPYRMVDMENGEVLLKGRLNEDNYVIVSLSKSLTKIGFNFQDRFIFIPRLEGISGTIIREAVVSGVLESAEEMLPTPTINILKVEMEKGRAPLHQLRDEETILHVANNATVPDLKSFSLVDERTIENIIDKRPFNTVNEIKNCIARGFSRHHTQRVLSSLEARVDKDTMHRYIENYPPTIRILNYKNKEVLREFKKRLSHRRLEICQ